The region CGGTGAAGGGTATGCTTATTACACCACTTACAATATTTACGTACCTCAAACCGTTTTTGCTTTCCTTTTTTATTCATCATCGTTGTGTAATTTCTTCTCTTACA is a window of Synergistota bacterium DNA encoding:
- the rpmG gene encoding 50S ribosomal protein L33; amino-acid sequence: MADIITLACTECKRRNYTTMMNKKGKQKRFEVRKYCKWCNKHTLHREVK